One genomic segment of Nocardioides cavernaquae includes these proteins:
- a CDS encoding ferredoxin, whose product MKIVVDRDKCEGLGMCESMAHEYFEVDDDDMLVIHDENPPEEDRKMVLAAVNSCPVLALTLEG is encoded by the coding sequence ATGAAGATCGTCGTCGATCGCGACAAGTGCGAAGGACTCGGCATGTGCGAGTCCATGGCTCACGAGTACTTTGAGGTGGATGACGACGACATGCTCGTCATCCACGACGAGAACCCGCCGGAGGAGGACCGCAAGATGGTCCTCGCCGCGGTCAACTCCTGCCCGGTCCTCGCGCTGACGCTGGAAGGCTGA
- a CDS encoding TetR/AcrR family transcriptional regulator codes for MTVGIAETATIRDRIVVAATEVTTTQGWSSVTMSRLADAVGVSRQTVYNEIGTKTALAEAMILGELARFLERVDGAFLAHPEDIFTAIRAAVTGVLDLAEGNALIKAIVSATHGADTELLPLLTTHSGTLMETAKLVIGEHLAAFALDLEDWQLDGVIDAIVRVVLSHVMQPSGNAEAVADTITWIASRVLGSV; via the coding sequence ATGACCGTGGGGATCGCCGAGACGGCCACGATCCGCGACCGCATCGTCGTGGCTGCGACCGAGGTGACCACGACCCAGGGCTGGTCATCGGTCACGATGTCCCGGCTGGCCGACGCGGTCGGCGTCAGCCGCCAGACCGTCTACAACGAGATCGGCACCAAGACCGCGCTGGCGGAGGCGATGATCCTCGGCGAGCTCGCTCGCTTCCTCGAGCGTGTCGACGGCGCCTTCCTGGCTCACCCGGAGGACATCTTCACGGCCATCCGCGCCGCCGTGACGGGAGTGCTCGACCTCGCTGAGGGCAACGCGCTGATCAAGGCGATCGTGAGCGCGACCCACGGCGCCGACACCGAGCTGCTGCCGCTGTTGACCACGCACTCCGGCACGCTCATGGAGACCGCCAAGCTGGTCATCGGAGAGCACCTCGCCGCCTTCGCGCTCGACCTGGAGGACTGGCAGCTCGACGGCGTCATCGACGCGATCGTCCGTGTCGTGCTGAGCCACGTCATGCAGCCCTCCGGCAACGCCGAGGCAGTGGCCGACACCATCACCTGGATCGCGTCGCGCGTTCTTGGGTCAGTCTGA
- a CDS encoding M15 family metallopeptidase — MARGLGRARRTTAGLAALALCTVMGACGGEAPKKTAAKPSRTPSPAVSVPVFDDDHSMPQPPALEGAVARADILIYDTETLSSSMVKRIEGIDGVFATDVFSMANTPIQGDYYNVAAVDPATYRRFTLAGKQDAIWSRVAAGEMAISSPIAPKVEDEEHFVPVGVGDAAQDVHVGAYVEHPKGIDLVVNEEWGEDLFKVEGNAMLISTLKRSPQSIRKPLEKIVGKDAAIQMLDIASVLGLNPGAPQVAIATSGSVGAAIGIYRYRVVGNQVIPESSWTASHLRTETMPLIGRVTCNTAMLPQLRAALNDVVAQGLSEHVYQTAGCFNARFIAGSTRLSNHAFGMAIDLNSLENGRGIRGQMNPSVVKIFEKWGFAWGGTWKYTDPMHFELVRIVKVG, encoded by the coding sequence ATGGCACGAGGTCTGGGCCGCGCACGGCGTACGACGGCAGGGTTGGCCGCCCTGGCCCTGTGCACCGTGATGGGTGCCTGTGGTGGTGAGGCGCCGAAGAAGACTGCCGCCAAGCCGAGCAGGACGCCGTCTCCGGCCGTCAGCGTGCCGGTCTTCGACGACGACCACTCCATGCCGCAGCCACCGGCGCTCGAGGGGGCCGTGGCGCGCGCGGACATCCTGATCTACGACACCGAGACCCTCTCCTCCTCGATGGTCAAGAGGATCGAGGGGATCGACGGGGTCTTTGCCACCGACGTCTTCTCGATGGCGAACACCCCGATCCAGGGCGACTACTACAACGTCGCGGCGGTCGACCCGGCGACGTACCGACGCTTCACGCTCGCAGGCAAGCAGGACGCGATCTGGTCGCGCGTGGCGGCCGGAGAGATGGCCATCTCGAGTCCCATCGCGCCGAAGGTGGAGGACGAGGAGCACTTCGTCCCGGTCGGTGTCGGTGACGCTGCCCAGGACGTGCACGTCGGGGCCTACGTCGAGCACCCGAAGGGCATCGACCTCGTCGTCAACGAGGAGTGGGGCGAGGACCTGTTCAAGGTCGAGGGCAACGCGATGCTGATCTCGACGCTGAAGCGATCCCCCCAGTCGATCCGCAAGCCGCTCGAGAAGATCGTCGGCAAGGACGCCGCGATCCAGATGCTCGACATCGCATCGGTGCTCGGCCTGAACCCGGGGGCGCCGCAGGTCGCCATCGCGACCAGTGGCTCGGTCGGTGCCGCCATCGGCATCTACCGCTACCGCGTCGTCGGCAACCAGGTCATCCCCGAATCGAGCTGGACCGCCTCGCACCTGCGCACTGAGACCATGCCGCTGATCGGCCGCGTCACCTGCAACACCGCGATGCTTCCGCAGCTGCGGGCCGCGCTCAACGACGTGGTTGCCCAGGGCCTGAGTGAGCACGTCTACCAGACCGCCGGCTGCTTCAACGCTCGCTTCATCGCAGGCTCGACCCGCCTGTCCAACCACGCCTTCGGCATGGCGATCGACCTCAACTCGCTGGAGAACGGTCGCGGCATCCGGGGCCAGATGAACCCGAGCGTGGTGAAGATCTTCGAGAAGTGGGGCTTTGCCTGGGGTGGCACGTGGAAGTACACCGACCCCATGCACTTCGAGCTGGTCCGCATCGTGAAGGTCGGCTGA
- a CDS encoding M13 family metallopeptidase, with the protein MSILDDARAGMDPAIRPQDDLFGHLNGHWLATEDIPSDRSSWGPFVTLSDQAEEHVREIIEELAATAPEPGTENGKIAALYASFMDEDAVEALGIAPVKPLLDAVAGVRDVRDLAALLGELERVGGAGLFGSYVDSDSRDSDRYLFHITQGGLGLPDESYYRDEKFAEIREKYVAYLATMLSLAEQADPQGAAERIMAIDTKIAAGHWERAETRDVQKTYNLLTSNELQDLAPAFDWAAYVRNLGGAPGAIDEVIVRQPSYLSHLSTVLTDTPIEQWREWLTSRVLRSVAPYLPKAFAETNFDFYGRTLSGTPEMRARWKRGVSLVEGALGEAVGKEYVARHFPPVAKALMDELVDNLLRAYRSSIEKLDWMTDETKQKAYEKLDTFRPKIGYPETFRDYSALEVTADNLVANVQAAAAFETDRQLGKLGGPVDRDEWFMLPQTVNAYYNPGTNEICFPAGILQKPFFAADAHAAENYGGIGAVIGHEIGHGFDDQGAQYDGLGNLNDWWTAEDKAAFEVKSKALIAQYDAFSPRNLPGEHVNGSLTVGENIGDLGGLTIGHTAYAISRGGTVTKEESQTLFSNWAYVWRTKRRIEQERQYLTIDPHSPPEFRANIVRNLDEFHEAFETQPGDGLWLDPAERVRIW; encoded by the coding sequence GTGAGCATTCTCGATGACGCGCGCGCGGGCATGGACCCGGCGATCCGCCCGCAGGACGACCTCTTCGGGCACCTCAACGGCCACTGGCTCGCGACGGAGGACATCCCGAGCGACCGATCGAGCTGGGGGCCCTTCGTCACGCTGAGCGACCAGGCGGAGGAGCACGTCCGGGAGATCATCGAGGAGCTGGCGGCGACAGCACCCGAGCCGGGCACCGAGAACGGCAAGATCGCGGCCCTCTACGCGAGCTTCATGGACGAGGACGCCGTCGAGGCGCTCGGCATCGCGCCGGTGAAGCCGTTGCTCGACGCCGTGGCCGGCGTCCGCGACGTCCGCGACCTGGCCGCGCTGCTCGGCGAGCTCGAGCGGGTCGGCGGCGCGGGCCTGTTCGGGTCCTATGTCGACAGCGACTCCAGGGACTCCGACCGATACCTCTTCCACATCACCCAGGGCGGCCTGGGGCTGCCGGACGAGAGCTACTACCGCGACGAGAAGTTCGCAGAGATCCGTGAGAAGTACGTCGCGTACCTCGCCACGATGCTGAGCCTCGCCGAGCAGGCAGACCCGCAGGGTGCCGCCGAGCGGATCATGGCGATCGACACGAAGATCGCCGCGGGCCACTGGGAGCGCGCGGAGACCCGCGACGTCCAGAAGACCTACAACCTGCTCACGAGTAATGAGCTGCAAGACCTGGCGCCGGCCTTCGACTGGGCGGCCTACGTGCGCAACCTCGGCGGAGCGCCGGGCGCCATCGACGAGGTCATCGTCCGCCAGCCGTCCTACCTCTCGCACCTCTCCACGGTCCTCACCGACACCCCGATCGAGCAGTGGCGCGAGTGGCTCACCAGCCGCGTGCTGCGCTCCGTCGCGCCGTACCTCCCGAAGGCGTTCGCCGAAACCAACTTCGACTTCTACGGCCGCACACTGTCGGGCACGCCGGAGATGCGCGCCCGCTGGAAGCGCGGCGTCTCCCTCGTCGAGGGCGCGCTCGGCGAGGCCGTCGGCAAGGAGTACGTCGCGAGGCACTTCCCGCCGGTCGCCAAGGCGCTGATGGACGAGCTCGTCGACAACCTGCTCCGCGCCTACCGCTCCAGCATCGAGAAGCTCGACTGGATGACGGACGAGACGAAGCAGAAGGCCTACGAGAAGCTCGACACCTTCCGGCCCAAGATCGGTTACCCCGAGACGTTCCGCGACTACTCCGCGCTCGAGGTCACGGCCGACAACCTGGTGGCCAACGTGCAGGCCGCCGCGGCGTTCGAGACCGACCGGCAGCTCGGCAAGCTCGGTGGGCCGGTGGACCGCGACGAGTGGTTCATGCTGCCGCAGACGGTCAACGCCTACTACAACCCGGGCACCAACGAGATCTGCTTCCCCGCGGGCATCCTGCAGAAGCCGTTCTTCGCTGCGGACGCTCACGCGGCTGAGAACTACGGCGGTATCGGCGCGGTCATCGGGCACGAGATCGGGCACGGTTTCGACGACCAGGGCGCGCAGTACGACGGCCTGGGCAACCTCAACGACTGGTGGACCGCCGAGGACAAGGCCGCCTTCGAGGTGAAGTCGAAGGCCCTCATCGCTCAGTACGACGCGTTCTCGCCGCGCAACCTCCCCGGTGAGCACGTCAACGGTTCGCTGACCGTCGGCGAGAACATCGGCGACCTCGGTGGCCTGACGATCGGCCACACGGCGTACGCGATCTCGCGCGGCGGCACGGTCACGAAGGAGGAGAGCCAGACGCTGTTCTCCAACTGGGCCTACGTGTGGCGCACGAAGCGGCGCATCGAGCAGGAGCGGCAGTACCTCACGATCGACCCGCACAGCCCGCCGGAGTTCCGCGCGAACATCGTGCGCAACCTCGACGAGTTCCACGAGGCGTTCGAGACCCAGCCCGGCGACGGCCTGTGGCTCGATCCTGCGGAGCGCGTCCGGATCTGGTGA
- a CDS encoding RecQ family ATP-dependent DNA helicase codes for MSSATVTDRTAARARAEASLRALVGRDDAVLREDQWTAIEALAVDRRRALVVQRTGWGKSAVYFVATALLRAEGAGPTVIVSPLLALMRNQIAAADRAGIHAVTINSTNPEDWTRIEADIAAGKVDVLLVSPERLNNPGFRDEVLPRLAATTGLLVVDEAHCISDWGHDFRPDYRRIRSMLSELRPGIPVLATTATANARVTRDVAEQLAPPDVAAGSLGDVLVLRGSLDRESLRLGVVRLPTADQRLAWLADHLGQLPGSGIVYCLTVAATQEVAAFLRDRGHVVAAYSGQTETTEREALEGDLAAGRVKALIATSALGMGFDATLGFVINLGAPSSPVSYYQQVGRAGRGTDDAVVVLLPGIEDRDIWAYFASLAFPREQLVRDTLAALADAGRPVSTAALETYVDLNRNRLETMLKVLDVDGAVRRVSGGWEATGQPWAYDAERYARVAEAREREQRAMLDYLTHEGCRMAYLRGQLDDEAPERCGRCDNCGGLPVDAAISESAASDARAALERPGVVVAPRRMWPTALANLGIELKGRINDGADEGRAIARLTDLGHGQQLRELFRETSPDGPVPMPLIQAMVAVLQEWRPSVDVIVYVDSATRPALVRDLADGLSRFLKVPIVGRWSITDPSVQPGRGAANSAQRVAAVGRRYALEGEVPEGARVLLVDDMVVSGWTLTLAARALRSSGAAQVLPLVLAAQS; via the coding sequence ATGAGCAGCGCCACCGTGACCGACCGCACCGCAGCCCGCGCCCGGGCCGAGGCGTCCCTGCGCGCGCTCGTGGGACGTGATGACGCCGTGCTGCGCGAGGACCAGTGGACGGCGATCGAGGCCCTCGCGGTCGACCGCCGCCGTGCCCTCGTCGTGCAGCGCACCGGGTGGGGCAAGTCCGCGGTCTACTTCGTGGCCACCGCTCTGCTGCGTGCCGAGGGGGCCGGCCCGACGGTGATCGTCAGCCCGTTGCTCGCGTTGATGCGCAACCAGATCGCCGCGGCCGACCGCGCCGGCATCCATGCCGTGACGATCAACTCCACCAACCCGGAGGACTGGACCCGCATCGAGGCGGACATCGCCGCGGGCAAGGTCGACGTCCTGCTGGTGAGTCCCGAGCGGCTCAACAACCCCGGGTTCCGCGACGAGGTGCTGCCCCGGCTCGCGGCCACTACCGGTCTGCTCGTGGTCGACGAGGCGCACTGCATCTCCGACTGGGGTCACGACTTCCGGCCGGACTACCGCCGGATCCGCTCGATGCTCTCCGAGCTGCGTCCGGGCATCCCCGTGCTCGCGACGACCGCCACGGCCAACGCGCGCGTCACCCGCGACGTCGCCGAGCAGCTGGCGCCGCCCGACGTCGCTGCCGGGAGCCTCGGTGATGTCCTCGTGCTCCGGGGCAGCCTCGATCGCGAGTCGCTCCGGCTCGGCGTCGTGCGGCTGCCCACGGCCGACCAGCGCCTGGCCTGGCTCGCCGATCACCTCGGCCAGCTGCCCGGCTCGGGCATCGTCTACTGCCTCACGGTTGCGGCCACCCAGGAGGTCGCGGCGTTCCTGCGCGACCGCGGGCATGTCGTCGCGGCGTACTCCGGGCAGACGGAGACCACCGAGCGCGAGGCGCTCGAAGGCGACCTCGCCGCCGGCCGGGTGAAGGCACTGATCGCGACCAGCGCCCTAGGCATGGGCTTCGACGCGACCCTTGGCTTCGTCATCAACCTGGGGGCGCCGTCGTCGCCGGTCAGCTACTACCAGCAGGTCGGCCGTGCCGGTCGTGGCACCGATGACGCCGTGGTGGTCTTGCTGCCGGGCATCGAGGACCGTGACATCTGGGCCTACTTCGCCTCGCTCGCCTTCCCGCGCGAGCAGCTCGTGCGGGACACGTTGGCCGCGCTGGCCGACGCCGGACGCCCGGTGTCCACGGCGGCGCTGGAGACCTACGTGGACCTCAACCGCAACCGGCTCGAGACGATGCTGAAGGTGCTCGACGTCGATGGCGCGGTGCGTCGGGTGTCGGGTGGATGGGAGGCCACCGGGCAACCCTGGGCCTACGACGCGGAGCGCTACGCGCGCGTCGCGGAGGCGCGCGAGCGCGAGCAGCGCGCGATGCTCGACTACCTGACCCACGAGGGCTGCCGCATGGCCTACCTGCGTGGCCAGCTCGATGACGAGGCGCCCGAGCGGTGCGGCCGCTGTGACAACTGCGGCGGGCTGCCTGTCGACGCGGCCATCTCCGAGTCGGCTGCCTCGGACGCGCGGGCTGCGCTGGAGCGCCCGGGCGTGGTGGTTGCGCCGAGGCGCATGTGGCCGACGGCGCTGGCCAATCTCGGCATCGAGCTGAAGGGCCGGATCAACGACGGCGCCGACGAGGGACGGGCCATCGCCCGTCTCACCGACCTCGGCCACGGCCAGCAGCTCCGCGAGCTCTTCCGCGAGACCAGTCCCGACGGTCCCGTGCCCATGCCGCTGATCCAGGCGATGGTGGCGGTCCTGCAGGAGTGGCGCCCCTCCGTGGACGTCATCGTCTATGTCGACTCCGCGACGCGCCCCGCTCTGGTGCGCGACCTGGCCGATGGACTCTCGCGGTTCCTCAAGGTCCCGATCGTGGGGCGCTGGTCGATCACGGACCCGTCGGTGCAGCCGGGTCGGGGCGCCGCCAACTCCGCGCAGCGGGTGGCGGCCGTCGGGCGGCGCTATGCGCTCGAGGGTGAGGTGCCCGAGGGCGCCCGGGTCCTGCTCGTGGATGACATGGTCGTCAGTGGCTGGACCCTCACGCTCGCAGCGCGCGCCCTCAGGAGCTCCGGCGCTGCGCAGGTGCTGCCGCTGGTGCTGGCGGCACAGAGCTGA
- a CDS encoding DUF6328 family protein, which translates to MGKSTKAAKPAHASRLDRELNELLQELRVVQGGILLMIGFLLVIAFSAAFQEVTTFQKVAYYLTVLVTGISAIVVVAPVVHHRLAFRKHDKERIVVRGNHQVLASVGLVALSILGILTLLTDFLFGLMLTIVIDVLYVGLVSIFWVVLPITSIRRAAREHAEEARLSSVPPAPAAAPAQRRSS; encoded by the coding sequence ATGGGGAAGAGCACCAAGGCGGCGAAGCCGGCACACGCGTCGCGACTCGACCGCGAGCTCAACGAGCTGCTCCAGGAGCTGCGCGTCGTTCAGGGCGGCATCCTGCTGATGATCGGCTTCCTGCTGGTGATCGCCTTCAGCGCGGCATTCCAGGAGGTGACGACCTTCCAGAAGGTCGCCTACTACCTGACGGTGCTCGTCACGGGGATCTCCGCGATCGTCGTTGTCGCGCCCGTCGTCCACCACCGGCTCGCCTTCCGCAAGCACGACAAGGAACGCATCGTCGTGCGGGGCAACCACCAGGTGCTTGCCTCCGTCGGCCTGGTTGCCCTGTCGATCCTCGGCATCCTGACCCTGCTGACCGACTTCCTCTTCGGTCTGATGCTGACCATCGTGATCGACGTGCTGTACGTCGGGCTGGTGTCGATCTTCTGGGTCGTGCTGCCGATCACCTCGATCCGCCGGGCGGCCCGCGAGCACGCCGAGGAGGCTCGGCTCAGCTCTGTGCCGCCAGCACCAGCGGCAGCACCTGCGCAGCGCCGGAGCTCCTGA
- a CDS encoding DHA2 family efflux MFS transporter permease subunit, protein MTTDLTQDPPAESGPASDALPPGTFLVAGVVVLGAIMSILDITVVSVALQTFQTTFNATSAQVAWTMTGYTLALAAVIPLTGWAADRFGTKRLFILAVLLFTLGSALCASAPNLETLVGFRVLQGLGGGMLMPLGMTIMTHKAGPQNVGRVMAILGIPMMLGPICGPILGGWLVDSASWHWIFLVNVPIGVLTIIYASMVLPKDDVEPSETFDFLGMLLLSPGLATLLYGVSSIPGAKQEHGTIWTTEVVAFTIIGALLVAAFVPWALNRRNKHPLIDLHLFRDRQMTVAVVAMALFAMAFFGAGLLFPLYFQQVLGENALGSGLLLIPQGLGAVLTMPIAGVLSDKIGPGKVVLTGIVLDTIGLAFFINIGADPSTLRILAGLFIMGLGMGCTMMPMFSAALATLRHEHIARGSTLLNVTQQVAASIGTAIFAVILTNGFVAREEAVTLMGLGEEVARAGGPERADPSLLQQLVAATPDGLVAFGEAFGSVFLVGTILVGLCFIPALFLPRHKVAPLDPAAMIH, encoded by the coding sequence GTGACCACAGACCTCACCCAAGACCCGCCCGCCGAGTCCGGCCCGGCCTCTGACGCGCTGCCCCCGGGCACGTTCCTCGTCGCCGGTGTCGTCGTTCTCGGCGCCATCATGTCCATCCTCGACATCACCGTCGTGTCGGTGGCCCTGCAGACGTTCCAGACGACGTTCAACGCCACCTCGGCGCAGGTGGCCTGGACGATGACCGGCTACACACTCGCGCTGGCCGCGGTGATCCCGCTGACCGGCTGGGCGGCCGACCGCTTCGGCACCAAGCGCCTGTTCATCCTCGCGGTCCTGCTGTTCACGCTTGGCTCGGCACTGTGTGCATCGGCACCCAACCTGGAGACCCTCGTGGGCTTCCGCGTGCTCCAGGGCCTGGGCGGCGGCATGCTGATGCCGCTCGGCATGACGATCATGACCCACAAGGCTGGCCCACAGAACGTCGGTCGCGTCATGGCCATCCTCGGCATCCCGATGATGCTCGGCCCGATCTGTGGACCGATCCTCGGCGGCTGGCTCGTCGACAGCGCCAGCTGGCACTGGATCTTCCTGGTCAACGTCCCGATCGGCGTCCTCACGATCATCTACGCCTCGATGGTGCTCCCCAAGGACGACGTCGAGCCGTCGGAGACCTTCGACTTCCTCGGCATGCTGCTGCTCTCCCCCGGCCTCGCGACGCTGCTCTACGGCGTCTCCTCGATCCCCGGCGCGAAGCAGGAGCACGGCACCATCTGGACCACCGAGGTCGTGGCGTTCACCATCATCGGCGCACTCCTCGTCGCGGCGTTCGTGCCGTGGGCGCTCAACCGCAGGAACAAGCACCCGCTGATCGACCTGCACCTCTTCCGCGACCGACAGATGACCGTTGCGGTCGTGGCGATGGCCCTGTTCGCCATGGCGTTCTTCGGTGCCGGCCTGCTCTTCCCGTTGTACTTCCAGCAGGTGCTCGGCGAGAACGCCCTCGGCTCCGGTCTCCTGCTGATCCCGCAGGGCCTCGGTGCTGTCCTGACCATGCCGATCGCGGGCGTGCTCTCCGACAAGATCGGTCCCGGCAAGGTGGTCCTCACCGGCATCGTGCTCGACACGATCGGCCTGGCGTTCTTCATCAACATCGGGGCTGACCCGTCGACGCTGCGCATCCTCGCGGGCCTCTTCATCATGGGCCTGGGCATGGGTTGCACGATGATGCCGATGTTCAGCGCGGCCCTGGCCACGCTGAGGCACGAGCACATCGCCCGGGGCTCGACCCTGCTCAACGTGACCCAGCAGGTCGCGGCGTCGATCGGCACGGCGATCTTCGCGGTCATCCTGACCAACGGCTTCGTCGCGCGTGAAGAGGCGGTGACGCTCATGGGGCTGGGCGAGGAGGTCGCCAGGGCCGGTGGCCCCGAGCGCGCGGACCCGTCACTGCTCCAGCAGCTGGTGGCCGCGACCCCGGACGGCCTCGTCGCGTTCGGCGAGGCGTTCGGCTCGGTCTTCCTGGTCGGCACGATCCTCGTGGGGCTCTGCTTCATCCCGGCGCTGTTCCTGCCGCGCCACAAGGTCGCCCCGCTCGACCCCGCGGCGATGATCCACTGA
- a CDS encoding glutathione peroxidase, protein MSILEDPIALLDGTPTTLGDIMAGRAALLVNVASKCGLTSQYSALEDLHEKYTARGFTVIGFPCNQFGGQEPGTSEEIAEFCSATYGVTFPLTGKVEVNGHDRHPIYKALTHVPNEQGEAGDIRWNFEKFLVAHDGAVIARFSPTVVPDDPQLIAALEALV, encoded by the coding sequence ATGAGCATTCTCGAGGACCCCATCGCCCTCCTGGACGGCACGCCGACGACCCTCGGCGACATCATGGCCGGGCGTGCAGCCCTGCTGGTGAACGTCGCCTCGAAGTGCGGACTCACCTCGCAGTACTCCGCGCTCGAGGACCTGCACGAGAAGTACACCGCGCGCGGCTTCACCGTCATCGGCTTCCCGTGCAACCAGTTCGGTGGCCAGGAGCCGGGCACCTCGGAGGAGATCGCGGAGTTCTGCTCCGCGACGTACGGCGTGACGTTCCCGCTGACCGGGAAGGTCGAGGTCAACGGCCACGATCGCCACCCGATCTACAAGGCGCTGACCCACGTGCCCAACGAGCAGGGCGAAGCCGGCGACATCCGCTGGAACTTCGAGAAGTTCCTCGTCGCTCACGACGGTGCGGTCATCGCGCGCTTCAGCCCGACCGTCGTGCCCGACGACCCGCAGCTGATCGCGGCGCTCGAAGCCCTCGTCTGA